Within Sorangiineae bacterium MSr11367, the genomic segment GGCCGCGATGCGCACGTGGCTCGTGGGTCGGGGCGTCGACGACTGGCTGCACCGGCCCTTCGCATGGTTTGGAGACCGGACCGCGTTCAAGGGCTTCCGCTTTCCGCACCAGTTTTTCCCGACGGACCGCAAGCTCGAACGAGGCATGCCGTACATCCTCGACGTCGCCCCCGTCGTCGACGGCTACGCCGCGGATATCGGCTACGCGGGATGCCTCGGCGAAAACGCAGTGCATTCGCGGTTGCTCGCCGACTTGGAAGCGTACCGTTCTCTGATTCTCCAGGGCGTGCGCGCGCGCAAATCGCTGCGTGCGATTTACCGCGACGTGGACGGCCTCCTCGCGCAACAGGGTCACGCCAACCGACACCGACGTTACCCCTTCGGGGTGCTCGCCCACCGGGTCGACGTCGTGCGCAACACTGCGCCGCGGTGGACGGTGGCGGGGTTCGGGATTCGTAGTTTGCGGACGATGGTGGGGGACGTGATGGTGGGGGCGCGGGCGGGGTGGTCGCCGTTTTGGGGGCCGAGTCGCTTTTCGGATCACGCGCCCGCCCCGGGGCTGTGGGCGGTGGAGCCGCACCTGGGGCACGGCGGCGTGGGGGCCAAGTTCGAGGAGCTCTTGGTCGTCACGGAGGGTGACGCGTTTTGGTTGGATGATGATTTGCCGCACGTGCGGCGCTGGCGAACCGGCGCCGTGCGGGCGGCGTAGAGAGAGGGATCGAGGGCGAGGCTCGAGTCCGGTTTCGGTTTCGGTTTCGGTTTCGGTTTCGGTTCCGGTTCCGGTTCCGGTTCCGGTTCCGGTTCCGGTTCCGGTTCCGGTTCCGGTTCCGGTTTCGGTTTCGGACTCAGACTCAGACTCAGACTCAGACTCAGACTCAGACTCAGACTCAGACTCAGACTCAGACTCAGACTCAGACTCAGACTCAGATTCAGATTCAGATTCAGATTCAGATTTCAGATGTGGGAGCTGGACGGTGCCGTCCAGCTCCCGCGGGGGCGGGTTACCGCAGCGCGCCGAGGCGGTGAAGCATGGCGGCGACGCGATTGAGCAATGCCTCGCCGGCTTCGATTTCGTGGGTGTGGACGTAGCCCCAGGCGACTGCAACGCGCAACGCGGCGCGCGATTCGCCGTTGGAGCCGGCGGCGGTGGAGAAGCGTGCGATGCGATGACCGCCTTGGCTGCGGTCGCCTTCGGCGATGTTTAGCGCGACGGAGCTGAGGGCTCGTCGGAGCTGCTCGCCAAGATCGCGATCGCAGCGGCGGATATGTGCGACCGTGGGGCGAAGGAGCTCGATGGCTTGAATCGCGAGCTCGAGGACATGAAAACCAGAGGGGCGGTGGGTCGGGTTTGCTTGCATGCCCCCCCCAAGCGAAAGAAGCGTGACAGCGCCCAGCCTCTCGCATGCTGCCGCCTGCGGGCGCTGGCGCGCTTCTTTCGCGTTCGGGCAGGCAAGCAAAACCGGCACACCGCATCGGGATTCAGTTCGATGCGAGATTTGATCGATGCCGATCGCCGGCGCAGCTCCGATGCCGGTCACGGACGCGGCTCCGATGCACCATGGCCGATGCGACTCCGATGCGGAACGCCGACGCTGATGCGGAATCCGCCAACTGAATCTCGGTGCGGCGGGGTGTTCTTGCTTGCCTGCCCGGGCGCGAAAGAAGCGCGCCAGCGCCCCGTCCTGATCGGCATTCGAGCGCGAGGGCGCTGTCACGCTTCTTTCGCTGGGTGGGGCATGCAAGCAAGAACACCCCACCGCCCCTCCAAATTTCATGTCCTCGAGCTCGCGCTCCAAGCCATCGAGCTCCTTCGCCCCACAGTTGGGCATATCCGACGCTGCGATCGCGACCTGGGCGAGCAGCTTCGACGAGCTCTCAGCTCCGTTGCATTGAACATCGCCGAAGGCAATCGCAGCCAAGGCGGCCATCGCATCGCACGCTTCTCCACCGCCGCCGGATCCGACAGCGAATCACGTGCCGCCCTACGCGTCGCGGTCGCCTGGGGCTACGTCCACCCCCGCGAAATCGAAGCCGGCGAGCGATTGCTCGACGAAGTCGCCGCCATCCTCCACCACCTCGGCGCAGTGCGCTAGCGCACAGCGCGGGAGCTGGGCAACACCGTCCAGCTCCCCCCACCGACTCACCTCCGACCCAATTCCGGGTGCCGAATCTGCGTCTGCGTCTGCGTCTGCGTCTGAATCTGCGTCTGAATCTGCGTCTGCGTCTGCGTCTGAATCTGAATCTGAATCTGAATCTGCGTCTGAATCGGTCCCGGATTCGGATCCGGATCCGGAATCCGGAATCGGATCCGGCCCCGAATCCGGATCCGATCCCGAAACCGGATCCCGAATCCGGCGCCGCAATCGGCGAGCCACCTGGAAGGTGGCGGACCGCCGGCAGGATGCCGGCGCTCCATGCCTACCGGCGGCGAGGGCGGCGGAGGGCGACGGCGTTGGCCCTGGGTTCCGGCGTGGGATCCAAGGGTGGCAACGCCAGCACGAGGCGCTCGATGCGCGGGAGGGCGTCGTTGAGGGCGCGCTCGGCGCGGAGTTCGTCGAAGGGGGCCTCGAAGACGAGCACGATGATGTAGATCGTCGCGAACGACTGGGCCACGTAGCCGAAATCGGCCAGGCGCACGGTTTCTCGGATGGGCCTCCCCTTGCGAAGGCTGTCGATCCCCGGGAGGCTGCGCACCTCGCGCAGCGCGCGCTGGGCGCTGGGCACCAAGTCGCGAAGATCCGGCGGGGGCAAGGATTCCACCCCTTTGGGCTCGGAGATCTGCGTTTGGCTCGGCTCCGGGGGAACCGGGGCGGGCAGATCGGCCAGGCGCGGTCCCGGCAACGGCGCGGGCGGGGGGAAGGTCACCAGCTCGGCCAGATCTTCGTCGGCGTCCAGATCCTCGGGGGGCGGGGGCCGCTCGGATTTGTCGCGGTAGAGGGGCGTCACCGACGCGTAAGGCTCCAGCGGATCCACGACGTGGAGGACCGCGCTGAGCTCCGGGGGCTCTTCCAGCGGGCCGCGTTGGTGGGTGGCGCCCCAGACGACCGGCGAGTGGGCGTCCAAGACCAGTGCCTCCACCGCCTGGGTGCGCGTGGCCAGCGCCCGCAGCTCCTCCCGAAGCGAGCGCGAGATGGACAGACGCGCAGGCGGCTTGGAGTGCGCCTCGATCAACGCCGCGAAGGTGTTCATCAGCATCCCCAGTCGGCGCCGCAGCGCGGCGGGGTTTCCGGGGGCGGTGTTGAAGGTTACCGCGATCCGCGTCCCGTCCAACAAGCGCGCATAAAGCACGTTGGCGGCGGGACTTTCCGGCTCGGGGTCTTTGGTGAGGACGCGCACGTCCTCGGCGCCGAGCTCACGCCGCACAAGGGCGACGAACCGCGAAAACGGTGACTCGGGATCAGGGGGGGGACGGTCGGACATCGGGAACCTAGCTCGACAGCGGCGGCCCACCCAGAGTATCGCCAAACGGGGGTGGGCAATGCGCTATATCACGGGCGCGTAAGGTAACCGATGATCCTGCGCAGCAACGCGGCGTAGCTCCGGCGAAACTGTGGCTCCTCGGGACCGTAGCCCGTGAGCATCCGAGCGGCCTGGGGCATGAGCCAGGGGTAGCTGGCCAGCCCCATGAGGACGATCATGGCCAACTCGCTCTTTTCGTCCCGGAGCAGGCCATGGTCGCGTTGGGCCTTGGCCACCCGCTCCAGGCCCGGCTTGAAGAGCTTCGCCCGCATCTTTTCCGAGGGGACCTCCCGGCTGCCGTAGGTGAGCGCCTCCCACTGCATCATCCGCATCCAGTCGCGCTTGCTGCCGAAGTTGTCGTAGATGTAGGGCAGCATGTCCTGCACACTTTGCGGACCGGCCTCGATGATCTGCTCCTTGTCGGCCTGGATGGCCAACATGGTGGCCTCGAAGAGCTCCTTCTTGTTCCCGAAGTAGTGGTACAGCATGCGCTTGTTGATGCGCGCCCGTTTGGCGATCGCATCCACACGGGCCCCGGCAAATCCCCGCGCCGCGAATTCCTTCATCGCCGCCGACAGGATGCGCGCCTGTGAGCGTTCCGGATCGCGCGCACGCGGCTCCCGAGCCTCACGCGCAGCGGACCCTTCATACTTCTTAACCGTTGTCAGCTTGGCCTTGCTCACGCGCGACGCTATGTAACCACCTGGTTAGTTAACCCACAACACCCCATGCGCATTCCGCCCTCCTTTAGCCCATTTTCTGCGGTGATGCTCTGCGCCGTGGCTCTTGCTGCGGCCCCCTGCATGACCGGGTGCAAGCGCTCGGAAGCGAAGACCGAGCCTGTCAGCAAGGAAGATCCGACGGTGCATGCCAGCGTGGTGCAAGTCACCGAGCAGGCGATGCCGGAGTATCTTACCCTCATCGGCACGCTCCGCGCGAACCAGGAGTCGGACATCGCGGCCGACGCCAGCGGAAAAGTGCTGGCCACGTTCGTGGAGCGTGGTCAGGCGGTGCGCAAGGGCGAGTCGCTCGCCCGGCTGGATTCACGCGCCGCGGTCATCAGCGTCAGCGCCACCGAGGCTCAATCGAACCAGGTGAAGTCCAACTTGGAGCAAGCCCAGCGTGAGTGCGAGCGCGTGAAGCATTTGCTCGAGACCAGCGCCATCTCGCAGGCCGAGTACGATCGAACGACGTCGCAATGTTCGTCGACGCAGTGGTCGCTCGCCGCCGCCGAGGCGCAGAGCGAAAATGCCCGCAAATTGCTGGGCGATAGCAACCTGCGCGCGCCGTTCGACGGCGTCATCGGAGAGCGCTACGTCAACGTCGGGCAGTACGTGAAGCCCGAGACCAAGGTCGCGTCCATCTACGCACCGGATCCCCTCCGCCTCGAGCTCACCGTGCCCGAGGCGCAGGCCGGGATGATCCAGCCCAACATGACGCTCACCTTCAGCGTGACCGCATTCGGCGACGAAAAATTCTCGGGCACCGTGCGTTACGTGAGCCCGCACATTCGCGAGTCCAGCCGCGATCTCGTCGTCGAGGCCATCGTGCCGAACCCCGGCCCCAACGGGAAAGGCGCGAAAGATGGCAAGCCGGCGGGCGCGGGAAAGCTCCGCCCGGGCATGTTCGCCACGGCCAAGCTCCTGCTCAGCGAGCACCCCGTTCCCACCGTTCCCGTGACCGCGCTCCGGCGCGAGGGCATCACGGCGCGGCTCTTCGCGGTGGTCGATGGTCGCGCCAACGAGCGACTCGTTCAGGTCGGGGAGGAAAAGGGCGGCGTCATCGCCGTCGTGAGCGGCATCAACCGCGGGGACGGTGTCGTCGCCCAACCCGGTCCCGACGTCCGCGACGGCGTCCGCATCCAGTAAATTCCGTAGGAGAGGCAACCTTTCATGCAGTGGCTTGCGGCGATCTGCATCAAGCGCCCCATTTTTGCGACCGTCCTCATCCTGGTCATCTGCGTGGTGGGTGCCTTCGGCTACGTCCAATTGGGCGTCGACCGCTTCCCCAAGGTCGATCTTCCCATCGTCACGGTCACCACGCGCCTTCCCGGCGCGGCGCCGGAAGACGTCGAGACCGAAATCACCGAGAAGATCGAAGAAGCCGTCAACACCGTCAGCGGCATCGACGAGTTGAACTCGGTCACCTCCGAGGGCGTCTCGCTGGTGACCATCACGTTCATCCTCGAGAAAGATCCGGACATCGGCGCGCAGGAGATCCGCGACCGCCTCAATCTGATCTTGCCCGATCTGCCGAAGGACATCGAGCAGCCCACGGTGCAAAAGCTCGATCCCGACTCGCAGCCGGTCCTCTATCTGGCGCTCAACGCGCCAGAGAAGCCCATTCAAGAGGTCACCGAGTTCGCCGACAAGCGCATTCGGCGCCTGATCGAGACCATCGACGGCGTGGGCCAGGTGCAAATCATCGGCGGGCAGGAACGCCAGGTGAACGTGTGGCTCGATCCCATTGCGCTGCGCGGTGCGGGGATCACCGCGCTGGACGTGCAGCGGGCCATCTCGTCGCAGAACCTGACGACGCCGGGCGGCCGCGTGGACACCGGACCGGAGCAACTCACCTTGCGCATCCACGGGCGCGTGGAGCGTCCGCAGGAGATTGGCGAGCTGGTGGTGCGCCAGGTGGCGGGGCACTCGATCCGCGTGAAAGACGTGGCCAAGGTCGAAGATGGCGCGGAGGAACGCGAGACCGCCGCGCAGCTCAATGGACGGCGCACGGTCACCATGCAGGTGCGCAAGCAATCGGGATCGAACACCGTGAAGGTGGTCGACGCCGTCAAGACGCGCATCGGAGATCTGAAAAAGACGCTCCCCGCGGGCTACCAGCTCGACGTCGTGCGCGATGACTCGGGCGTCATCCGCACCAGCGTCGATGCCGTGCACGAGCACTTGATCATCGGCGCCATCCTCGCCGCGCTGGTGGTGCTCCTGTTCCTGGGCAACCTGCGAAGCACGATCATCGCGGCCGTCGCGATCCCCACGAGCATCATCGGCACCTTCGCCCTGATGTGGATTCAGAATTTCACGCTCAACACGATCACCCTCTTGGCCCTGGCGCTGGCCGTGGGCATCGTCATCGACGACGCCATCGTCGTGTTGGAGAACATCTACCGCCACGTCGAAGAAAAAGGCGAATCGCCCGAGGAAGCCGCGCGCACGGGCACGCAGGAAATCGGCCTCGCGGTGCTCGCCACGACGCTCTCGCTCATCGCGGTCTTCCTTCCCGTGGCCTTCATGGGCGGCATCCCGGGGCGCTTTCTCAAGAGCTTCGGCGTGACCATGGCCTTCGCCATTGCCGTGTCGCTGCTGGTGAGCTTCACGCTCACGCCGATGATGGCCTCGCGCTGGCTCAAGCCGCATGACAAGACCGCGCACAAGGGGAAGGAGCCCCTGGGCGAGCGCATCGTCAACTTCTTCTATCGGCCGATCGAGCGCATCTACATGGCCATGCTGCGCTTCGTGATGCGCCGGCGGTGGGTCGTCGTGGTGCTCTCGTTGGCCACACTCGGCTCGTGCGGGCCGCTCGCCGGCAAGGCCAACAAGGGATTTCTCCCGCGCAACGACGACGCACACTTCGAGGTCGTGGTGCGCGCGCCCGAGGGCACCAGCCTGGCGCAGACGGAACTCATCGGCGAGCGCATGGCACGCGACATCCGCGCCTACTCCACGGTGCACGCCACCTTGGTCACCGTCGGCGGTGACTCGAGCAAGACGCAGAACGCCGCGCGCATCTACGTGCGCCTGGTCGATCCTGCGTTCCGGCCGGAGCAGTCGCAAGAACAGATCATGAACCAGTTCCGTAAGGAGGTGGTTCCCAGGCAGCCCAAGGACCTGCGCATCACCATTTCCGAAATCGGCGCGTTCTCGGGCGGCGGCTTCTCCACCGCGAAGATCCAGTACACCGTGCGCGGGCCCGATCTGCGCAAGCTCGAAGAAGTGACCTCGCACGTGCTGCCCAAGCTCCGCAAGGTGCCCGGCGCAGTGGACGTCGACTCCTCCCTCATCCTGGGCAAGCCCGAAATGGGCGTGTACATCCACCGCGGGCGCGCGGCCGATCTGGGCGTGCAAGTCTCGGACATCGCGAACGCGCTGCGGCTCCTCGTCGAGGGCGACGAGGTGTCGAACTACGAAGAGCACGGCGAGCAATACGACGTGCGCGTCCGCGCCGAACCGAAATACCGCGCCGACATGAACGGGCTGCGGCTGCTGACCGTACCTTCGCAGCGGCTCGGGTTCGTCCCGCTGAGCGACGTCGTCGAGTTGCGGCGGGGCACGGGGCCGGCGGAGATCCGCCACCTGAATCGGCAGCGCGTGGTGACCATGCTCGCGAACGTCATTCCCGGCGTGGGCGAAGGCTCCGTGGCCTCCGAGTTGAAGAAGATCATCGACGAGGAAAAGCTCCCCGCCGACTACGTCGCCGCGCCCACCGGGCAGACACGCGAGATGGGGCGCGTGATGGTGAACTTCGGCCTCGCCATCGGACTCTCCTTCGTCTTCATGTACCTGGTGCTGGCGGCCCAGTTCGAGTCGTGGCTGCACCCCTTCACCATTCTTCTGAGCCTGCCGCTCACCCTCCCCTTCGCGTTCATGTCGGTCATTCTGTTCAAGCAGGCGATCGACATCTATTCGATGTTGGGCATCCTGGTGCTCTTCGGCGTGGTGAAGAAGAATGCCATCTTGCAGATCGACCACACGAACC encodes:
- a CDS encoding TetR/AcrR family transcriptional regulator, whose translation is MSKAKLTTVKKYEGSAAREAREPRARDPERSQARILSAAMKEFAARGFAGARVDAIAKRARINKRMLYHYFGNKKELFEATMLAIQADKEQIIEAGPQSVQDMLPYIYDNFGSKRDWMRMMQWEALTYGSREVPSEKMRAKLFKPGLERVAKAQRDHGLLRDEKSELAMIVLMGLASYPWLMPQAARMLTGYGPEEPQFRRSYAALLRRIIGYLTRP
- a CDS encoding four helix bundle protein; its protein translation is MQARTPHRPSKFHVLELALQAIELLRPTVGHIRRCDRDLGEQLRRALSSVALNIAEGNRSQGGHRIARFSTAAGSDSESRAALRVAVAWGYVHPREIEAGERLLDEVAAILHHLGAVR
- a CDS encoding efflux RND transporter periplasmic adaptor subunit; amino-acid sequence: MTGCKRSEAKTEPVSKEDPTVHASVVQVTEQAMPEYLTLIGTLRANQESDIAADASGKVLATFVERGQAVRKGESLARLDSRAAVISVSATEAQSNQVKSNLEQAQRECERVKHLLETSAISQAEYDRTTSQCSSTQWSLAAAEAQSENARKLLGDSNLRAPFDGVIGERYVNVGQYVKPETKVASIYAPDPLRLELTVPEAQAGMIQPNMTLTFSVTAFGDEKFSGTVRYVSPHIRESSRDLVVEAIVPNPGPNGKGAKDGKPAGAGKLRPGMFATAKLLLSEHPVPTVPVTALRREGITARLFAVVDGRANERLVQVGEEKGGVIAVVSGINRGDGVVAQPGPDVRDGVRIQ
- a CDS encoding M24 family metallopeptidase; amino-acid sequence: MSDVSDSDLGRFRTVQRLAYDCAEAIGASLQPGITERDATAAMRTWLVGRGVDDWLHRPFAWFGDRTAFKGFRFPHQFFPTDRKLERGMPYILDVAPVVDGYAADIGYAGCLGENAVHSRLLADLEAYRSLILQGVRARKSLRAIYRDVDGLLAQQGHANRHRRYPFGVLAHRVDVVRNTAPRWTVAGFGIRSLRTMVGDVMVGARAGWSPFWGPSRFSDHAPAPGLWAVEPHLGHGGVGAKFEELLVVTEGDAFWLDDDLPHVRRWRTGAVRAA
- a CDS encoding four helix bundle protein; the encoded protein is MQANPTHRPSGFHVLELAIQAIELLRPTVAHIRRCDRDLGEQLRRALSSVALNIAEGDRSQGGHRIARFSTAAGSNGESRAALRVAVAWGYVHTHEIEAGEALLNRVAAMLHRLGALR
- a CDS encoding efflux RND transporter permease subunit, whose product is MQWLAAICIKRPIFATVLILVICVVGAFGYVQLGVDRFPKVDLPIVTVTTRLPGAAPEDVETEITEKIEEAVNTVSGIDELNSVTSEGVSLVTITFILEKDPDIGAQEIRDRLNLILPDLPKDIEQPTVQKLDPDSQPVLYLALNAPEKPIQEVTEFADKRIRRLIETIDGVGQVQIIGGQERQVNVWLDPIALRGAGITALDVQRAISSQNLTTPGGRVDTGPEQLTLRIHGRVERPQEIGELVVRQVAGHSIRVKDVAKVEDGAEERETAAQLNGRRTVTMQVRKQSGSNTVKVVDAVKTRIGDLKKTLPAGYQLDVVRDDSGVIRTSVDAVHEHLIIGAILAALVVLLFLGNLRSTIIAAVAIPTSIIGTFALMWIQNFTLNTITLLALALAVGIVIDDAIVVLENIYRHVEEKGESPEEAARTGTQEIGLAVLATTLSLIAVFLPVAFMGGIPGRFLKSFGVTMAFAIAVSLLVSFTLTPMMASRWLKPHDKTAHKGKEPLGERIVNFFYRPIERIYMAMLRFVMRRRWVVVVLSLATLGSCGPLAGKANKGFLPRNDDAHFEVVVRAPEGTSLAQTELIGERMARDIRAYSTVHATLVTVGGDSSKTQNAARIYVRLVDPAFRPEQSQEQIMNQFRKEVVPRQPKDLRITISEIGAFSGGGFSTAKIQYTVRGPDLRKLEEVTSHVLPKLRKVPGAVDVDSSLILGKPEMGVYIHRGRAADLGVQVSDIANALRLLVEGDEVSNYEEHGEQYDVRVRAEPKYRADMNGLRLLTVPSQRLGFVPLSDVVELRRGTGPAEIRHLNRQRVVTMLANVIPGVGEGSVASELKKIIDEEKLPADYVAAPTGQTREMGRVMVNFGLAIGLSFVFMYLVLAAQFESWLHPFTILLSLPLTLPFAFMSVILFKQAIDIYSMLGILVLFGVVKKNAILQIDHTNQLRRAGMPRLEAILQGNRDRLRPILMTTLAFVAGMIPLILSKGVGAGYNRATAGVVVGGQILSLLLTLLATPVAYSLFDDASRWLRKVFRLKGPSEFDVAVAETSSSEAERQVPAQSLPMPGE